Proteins from one Esox lucius isolate fEsoLuc1 chromosome 19, fEsoLuc1.pri, whole genome shotgun sequence genomic window:
- the LOC114828691 gene encoding ladderlectin has product MVMLNILILLSSIVALGDFSALGNANPVDEQEDWGCGRSCPSGWTRHNSHCYIYDNTARTWSQAEQNCVYLGGNLVSIHNDGENEAVKNVVFRATNSYPWTWIGGSDLYKTKVWFWSDGTKFGYSNWASGEPNNGGGKEHCGQINYPGAGYWNDLSCEYPLPSVCKLRKQ; this is encoded by the exons ATGGTGATGTTGAACATTCTTATCCTTCTCAGTTCTATAGTTGCTCTGGGAGACTTCTCTGCTCTGGGCAACGCAA ATCCAGTGGATGAGCAGGAGGATTGGGGATGTGGTAGATCATGTCCCTCTGGTTGGACCAGACACAACTCACATTGTTACATCTACGACAACACTGCAAGGACATGGTCCCAAGCTGAG CAAAACTGTGTGTACCTTGGAGGAAACCTGGTGTCTATTCACAACGATGGTGAGAATGAGGCTGTGAAGAATGTGGTGTTCAGAGCAACTAATTCTTACCCTTGGACCTGGATTGGTGGATCGGATCTTTATAAG ACCAAGGTGTGGTTCTGGAGTGACGGAACCAAATTTGGTTACAGTAACTGGGCGAGTGGGGAGCCCAATAATGGTGGAGGCAAAGAGCATTGTGGTCAAATAAATTATCCAG GCGCTGGATACTGGAACGATTTAAGCTGTGAATACCCTTTGCCGTCTGTGTGCAAGCTCAGAAAACAGTAA
- the LOC105007111 gene encoding C-type lectin LmsL-like isoform X1, giving the protein MAATCFHRKRSSRSPQYHLVLLTIIMGVKTVSILACVLVALLGTGAYPSNCHNHPTSNCHYRVCPNGYSTAKTGSHRCFQLVTKQMGWQDALDYCKKDGGTLASVHGYQEYQFLLSMVKKTQDISAYSWVGLNDLDQEGSFVWTDRSDTEWFWSTSARAQQWGEEDCVALNSYTGAEGFDDITCSSSCTFICMRAAVV; this is encoded by the exons ATGGCAGCGACCTGCT TTCATAGGAAGAGAAGCAGTAGATCTCCACAGTACCACCTGGTTCTTCTTACGATCATCATGGGAGTCAAAACTGTGTCTATTCTGGCCTGTGTTCTCGTCGCCCTCCTGGGTACTGGAGCATATCCATCCAACTGTCACAACCATCCAACATCCAACTGTCATTATC GTGTCTGTCCAAATGGGTATTCTACTGCCAAGACTGGCTCACACCGTTGCTTCCAATTGGTGACCAAACAAATGGGATGGCAGGACGCCCTT GACTACTGCAAGAAGGATGGGGGCACCCTAGCTTCTGTTCACGGTTATCAAGAATACCAATTTCTACTTTCCATGGTGAAGAAGACCCAGGACATATCTGCTTATTCCTGGGTAGGACTGAATGATCTGGATCAG GAAGGGAGTTTTGTGTGGACAGATAGGAGTGACACTGAGTGGTTCTGGTCTACAAGTGCCAGAGCTCAGCAGTGGGGAGAGGAAGACTGTGTGGCGCTGAACTCTTATACAG GGGCTGAAGGCTTCGATGACATTACCTGTTCAAGTAGCTGTACCTTCATCTGCATGAGGGCAGCAGTAGTCTAA
- the LOC105007111 gene encoding C-type lectin LmsL-like precursor (The RefSeq protein has 5 substitutions, 1 non-frameshifting indel compared to this genomic sequence), whose translation MGVKTVSILACVLVALLGTGASRYSSHYRVCPNGYSTAKTGSHRCFQLVTKQMGWQDALDYCKKDGGTLASVHGYQEYQFLLSMVKKTQDISAYSWVGLNDLDQEGSFVWTDRSDTEWFWSTSARAQQWGEEDCVALNSYTGAEGFDDITCSSSCTFICMRAAVV comes from the exons ATGGGAGTCAAAACTGTGTCTATTCTGGCCTGTGTTCTCGTCGCCCTCCTGGGTACTGGAGCATATCCATCCAACTGTCACAACCATCCAACATCCAACTGTCATTATC GTGTCTGTCCAAATGGGTATTCTACTGCCAAGACTGGCTCACACCGTTGCTTCCAATTGGTGACCAAACAAATGGGATGGCAGGACGCCCTT GACTACTGCAAGAAGGATGGGGGCACCCTAGCTTCTGTTCACGGTTATCAAGAATACCAATTTCTACTTTCCATGGTGAAGAAGACCCAGGACATATCTGCTTATTCCTGGGTAGGACTGAATGATCTGGATCAG GAAGGGAGTTTTGTGTGGACAGATAGGAGTGACACTGAGTGGTTCTGGTCTACAAGTGCCAGAGCTCAGCAGTGGGGAGAGGAAGACTGTGTGGCGCTGAACTCTTATACAG GGGCTGAAGGCTTCGATGACATTACCTGTTCAAGTAGCTGTACCTTCATCTGCATGAGGGCAGCAGTAGTCTAA
- the LOC105007109 gene encoding ladderlectin-like codes for MAMLNILILLSSIVALGDFSALGNANPVEEQEDWGCGRSCPWGWTEYNSHCYIYDNTARTWSQAEQNCLYLGGNLVSIHNAGENEAVKNVVFRATNSYPWTWIGGSDLYKTKVWFWSDGTKFDYSNWASGEPNNGGGKEHCGQINYQGAGYWNDLRCELTLPSVCKLRQQ; via the exons ATGGCGATGTTGAACATTCTTATCCTTCTCAGTTCTATAGTTGCTCTGGGAGACTTCTCTGCTCTGGGCAACGCAA ATCcagtggaggagcaggaggattGGGGATGTGGTAGATCATGTCCCTGGGGTTGGACTGAATACAACTCACATTGTTACATTTACGACAACACTGCGAGGACATGGTCCCAAGCTGAG CAAAATTGTCTGTACCTTGGAGGAAACCTGGTGTCTATTCACAACGCTGGTGAGAATGAGGCTGTGAAGAATGTGGTGTTTAGAGCAACTAATTCTTACCCTTGGACCTGGATAGGAGGATCGGATCTTTATAAG ACCAAGGTGTGGTTCTGGAGTGACGGAACCAAATTTGATTACAGTAACTGGGCGAGTGGGGAGCCCAATAATGGTGGAGGCAAAGAGCATTGTGGTCAAATAAATTATCAAG GAGCTGGTTACTGGAACGATTTACGCTGTGAATTAACATTGCCATCTGTGTGCAAGCTCAGACAACAGTAA